A DNA window from Onychostoma macrolepis isolate SWU-2019 chromosome 13, ASM1243209v1, whole genome shotgun sequence contains the following coding sequences:
- the syf2 gene encoding pre-mRNA-splicing factor syf2, with the protein MASSAEVVAPSNEEETTDTPAAQKRVERLRKFRELHFKRNEARKLNHQEVAEEDKRLKLPSNWEAKKARLEYELLVDQKKKECAEQGEDYDRVKLLEISAEDAERWERKKKKKNPDPGFSGYAEAQLRQYQRLTKQIKPDMDNYERQREECGEDFHPTSNSLIHGTHVPSKESIDRMVDDVEKQIEKRAKYSRRRAYNDDADIDYINERNAKFNKKAERFYGKYTAEIKQNLERGTAV; encoded by the exons ATGGCGTCTAGCGCAGAG GTTGTTGCTCCCAGCAATGAAGAGGAAACCACAGACACTCCAGCAGCACAGAAGAGAGTCGAGAGACTCAGAAAGTTCAGAGAGCTTCATTTCAAGAGG AATGAGGCTCGTAAGCTGAATCATCAGGAGGTGGCGGAGGAGGACAAGAGGCTGAAGCTGCCGTCAAACTGGGAGGCCAAGAAAGCCCGTCTGGAGTATGAACTCCTGGTGGACCAAAAGAAGAAG GAGTGTGCAGAGCAAGGTGAGGACTACGACCGTGTAAAGCTCCTGGAGATCAGCGCTGAAGATGCAGAGAGATGGGAgcgaaagaaaaagaagaaaaacccAGACCCAGGATTCTCAG gctatGCTGAGGCCCAGCTGAGACAGTACCAGAGACTGACGAAGCAGATCAAGCCAGATATGGACAACtatgagagacagagagaggagtG TGGAGAAGATTTCCACCCCACCTCCAACAGTCTGATTCATGGCACTCACGTCCCGTCTAAGGAGAGCATCGACCGCATGGTGGATGACGTGGAGAAACA GATTGAAAAGCGCGCGAAATACAGTCGCCGCAGGGCCTACAACGACGACGCTGACATCGATTATATCAACGAGAGAAATGCTAAATTCAACAAGAAGGCTGAACGTTTCTACGGCAAATACACCGCAGAGATCAAACAGAACCTGGAGAGAGGAACAGCCGTGTAA